A DNA window from Pyrus communis chromosome 3, drPyrComm1.1, whole genome shotgun sequence contains the following coding sequences:
- the LOC137727606 gene encoding autophagy-related protein 8C-like — protein sequence MAKSSFKLEHTLERRQAEASRIREKYPDRIPVIVEKAARSDIPDIDKKKYLVPSDLNVGQFVYVVRKRIKLGAEKAIFIFVNNALPPNAALMSTIYEENKDEDGFLYLTYSGENVFGSF from the exons ATGGCCAAAAGCTCGTTCAAGCTTGAACATACTCTGG AAAGGAGGCAAGCAGAAGCTAGTCGTATCAGGGAGAAGTATCCTGACAGAATTCCA GTGATTGTGGAGAAGGCTGCAAGGAGTGACATTCCTGACATTGACAAGAAGAA ATACCTTGTCCCTTCTGATCTCAATGTTGGGCAATTTGTCTACGTTGTAAGGAAGAGGATCAAGCTCGGTGCAGAAAAGGCTATATTTATCTTTGTCAATAACGCTCTCCCTCCTAATG CTGCCCTGATGTCTACAATTTACGAGGAGAACAAGGACGAGGATGGATTTCTTTACTTGACATACAGCGGAGAGAATGTCTTTGGTTCCTTTTAA